In Eucalyptus grandis isolate ANBG69807.140 chromosome 4, ASM1654582v1, whole genome shotgun sequence, the following proteins share a genomic window:
- the LOC104441834 gene encoding geraniol 8-hydroxylase, translating to MDVWVSFLCICLVWCLFEALSFIRKKSKTTLSNLPPGPPPLPVVANLLSLGSQPHRSLARLSHTYGPIIKLQLGYVTTIVVSSPPIAREILQTHDAIFSDRTIPDSIAALRQNELGLPWIPVSPLWRNLRKICNLHIFSHKKLEANQHIRQEKIQELLSYINGSLSRGDAVDIGEVAFKAVVNLLSKTMLSEDLANPSGSAKDFKDLVWRIMVEAGKPNIADYFPALKKIDPQGSRRRMTVYFTKIFELFDSLIEKRLRERAAVGSIRKNDVLDTLLDAREDKSEEVDIFLIKHFLLDLFVAGTDTTSSTVEWALSELIHSPEKLSRAQAELDRVIGKGKPIEESEIARLPYLQAVIKETFRLHPPVPLYLSRKSGSEIGIAGFTIPKGAQVFVNVWAIGRDPSIWKDPEVFMPERFLGSEIDVKGQDFELTPFGAGRRICPGLPLALRMLHWMLGSLINSFNWELEGKVKPEDLSMEEKFGITLQRAQPLRVIPKPL from the exons ATGGACGTCTGGGTCTCGTTTCTATGCATCTGCCTTGTATGGTGCTTGTTCGAAGCTCTTTCTTTCATCAGAAAGAAGAGCAAAACGACTCTTTCAAACCTTCCCCCCGGTCCGCCACCGCTTCCGGTTGTCGCTAACCTCCTAAGCCTTGGCTCTCAACCTCACAGGTCCCTTGCTAGGCTCTCCCACACTTATGGCCCCATCATCAAGCTTCAACTTGGTTATGTGACCACTATTGTCGTTTCATCTCCACCAATCGCAAGAGAAATCCTCCAAACCCACGATGCGATCTTCTCCGACCGCACGATCCCCGACAGCATCGCTGCCCTGAGGCAAAACGAGCTCGGCTTGCCTTGGATCCCCGTCTCACCTCTATGGAGGAACCTCAGAAAGATATGCAATTTGCACATATTCTCTCACAAGAAGCTCGAGGCCAATCAACACATCCGCCAGGAGAAAATTCAAGAGCTCCTCAGCTACATCAACGGAAGCCTTTCCAGGGGTGATGCTGTCGATATTGGCGAAGTGGCTTTTAAAGCCGTTGTCAATCTATTGTCGAAGACCATGTTGTCCGAGGATTTGGCAAACCCATCTGGTTCGGCAAAAGACTTCAAGGACCTCGTTTGGCGTATCATGGTCGAGGCCGGAAAGCCTAACATCGCGGATTATTTCCCCGCGCTTAAGAAGATCGACCCGCAAGGCTCGAGGCGGCGTATGACAGTCTATTTCACAAAGATTTTCGAGCTTTTCGACAGCTTGATCGAGAAGAGGTTGCGAGAGAGGGCCGCGGTTGGATCTATTAGAAAGAACGATGTGTTAGACACACTGCTTGATGCAAGAGAAGACAAGAGCGAGGAAGTGGACATTTTCCTCATCAAGCACTTTCTCTTG GATTTATTTGTTGCGGGAACGGACACTACTTCGAGCACAGTAGAATGGGCATTGTCCGAGCTAATCCACAGTCCCGAGAAGCTGTCTAGAGCGCAAGCCGAGCTTGACCGAGTCATCGGCAAAGGGAAACCCATTGAAGAATCTGAAATCGCTCGCTTGCCCTATTTACAAGCCGTCATAAAGGAGACTTTCCGGCTGCACCCCCCAGTTCCTCTCTACCTTTCTCGCAAATCGGGATCGGAAATCGGGATCGCCGGTTTCACAATCCCAAAGGGTGCGCAAGTTTTTGTGAATGTGTGGGCCATAGGAAGAGACCCTAGCATTTGGAAAGACCCAGAAGTGTTCATGCCGGAGCGATTTCTAGGGTCCGAGATCGATGTGAAAGGACAAGATTTTGAGCTCACTCCATTCGGTGCCGGTAGGCGCATATGTCCAGGCTTGCCGTTGGCCTTGAGGATGTTGCATTGGATGCTCGGTTCGCTCATAAACTCCTTCAATTGGGAGCTTGAAGGCAAAGTCAAGCCAGAGGACTTGAGCATGGAAGAGAAGTTCGGGATCACCTTGCAAAGAGCTCAACCTCTCAGGGTTATTCCCAAGCCACTGTGA